A portion of the Desulfobulbaceae bacterium genome contains these proteins:
- a CDS encoding RloB domain-containing protein yields MAPADQLFHRRKAKKADALRREAQKREAYDLVLIVCEGGKTEPKYLQELRDAFKLSTANIKIAGDECGSSPRSVVDYALTEYRKERKYNRVFCVFDKDRHPTYNEALERIRTAKMGKGDSIQAITSVPCFEVWILLHFGYTTKAFGSTGPSGSICASVIKTLKKHISGYDKGTGGLFSSLNERLPDAMIHASRLQNHTDESGSDNPSTKMHQLVGYLRDLKK; encoded by the coding sequence ATGGCACCAGCGGATCAACTCTTCCATCGGAGAAAGGCCAAGAAAGCCGATGCCCTGCGCCGGGAGGCACAAAAGCGTGAGGCCTACGATCTGGTGTTGATCGTTTGCGAAGGCGGCAAGACAGAACCGAAATATTTACAGGAACTTCGTGATGCCTTCAAGCTGAGCACCGCCAATATCAAAATTGCCGGTGACGAGTGCGGCTCATCGCCACGCAGTGTTGTGGATTATGCCTTGACCGAGTACCGAAAAGAAAGAAAGTACAATCGGGTTTTCTGCGTTTTTGATAAAGACCGGCACCCCACCTACAATGAGGCCCTGGAGAGAATCCGGACGGCGAAAATGGGTAAGGGGGATTCCATTCAGGCTATCACGTCGGTACCTTGTTTTGAGGTCTGGATCCTTTTGCATTTCGGCTATACCACCAAAGCGTTCGGTTCCACCGGCCCGTCTGGTTCCATCTGTGCCTCGGTCATCAAAACCCTGAAGAAACACATTTCCGGCTACGACAAGGGCACGGGCGGCCTTTTCTCTTCCCTCAATGAAAGACTGCCGGATGCCATGATACACGCCAGTCGCTTGCAGAACCATACAGATGAGTCGGGAAGCGACAACCCCTCCACTAAGATGCATCAGCTGGTCGGATACCTGCGCGACCTGAAAAAGTGA